A portion of the Cydia fagiglandana chromosome 7, ilCydFagi1.1, whole genome shotgun sequence genome contains these proteins:
- the LOC134666324 gene encoding ubiquitin carboxyl-terminal hydrolase-like gives MEALPMESNPDTMNKYLQKLGVPDNWRMVDVIGLEDEALGWVPRPVLAVVLLFPLSETYEVHRTIEESKLRTTDKEPPKDVFHLKQVLSNVCGTIALVHSIANNVNKIQLGDGLLKNYIDEAQGLNSAAKGELLEKSTAIREAYKELVRSASHEAGQTEGSVNYHFVTFIHKDGRLYELDGRKDQPIDHGPTTPERLLEDAAKVCREFIEREPDNIGFNIVALVPAQ, from the coding sequence ATGGAAGCACTTCCAATGGAGTCGAATCCCGATACCATGAACAAGTACTTACAAAAGTTAGGGGTGCCCGATAACTGGCGGATGGTGGACGTCATAGGGCTAGAAGATGAGGCCCTGGGATGGGTGCCGCGACCTGTTCTTGCCGTGGTCCTGCTGTTCCCGCTCTCCGAAACTTACGAAGTGCACCGCACCATAGAGGAATCCAAATTGCGAACCACAGACAAGGAGCCCCCTAAAGACGTCTTCCACCTTAAGCAAGTCCTAAGTAACGTGTGCGGTACAATTGCGCTCGTACACAGTATCGCCAACAATGTCAATAAAATACAACTCGGTGACGGACTTCTGAAGAATTACATTGATGAAGCCCAAGGCCTAAACTCCGCAGCCAAAGGAGAGCTGCTAGAGAAATCCACTGCGATCCGCGAGGCGTACAAAGAATTAGTCCGCAGCGCCAGCCACGAAGCTGGGCAAACCGAAGGATCTGTGAACTACCATTTCGTCACCTTCATTCATAAGGACGGCCGTCTGTACGAGTTGGACGGGCGTAAGGATCAACCTATCGACCATGGACCCACCACTCCAGAAAGGCTCTTGGAAGACGCCGCTAAAGTTTGCCGTGAATTTATTGAAAGAGAACCAGACAACATTGGCTTCAATATTGTGGCTCTAGTGCCGGCTCAGTAA